From one Pecten maximus chromosome 8, xPecMax1.1, whole genome shotgun sequence genomic stretch:
- the LOC117333124 gene encoding brevican core protein-like: MKIREMLFDISFGITMCNVILHFLILTQIPFLKTVLFVDGHGMCASSEHDDMDSNKFYTSFMRLDTIGVLQCIKVCKRYKLCEKIHHNREQLTCDLMMPFEEKGNETSLLDVQSVKTNSSSCDSCSETEACIDTKNGSHVCLAQDPCPNPDWVRYNRKCYFFPGSEMLADDGAVFCNSMNATLVRIDNDEVHNFLISEMTKRGMTSMWIAANDRALEGHFVWGPGDVVLNARWKPGQPNDINNQDCVALGLQTQTWNDLECTTHYEKYAVCEVRYTMFGPFIRGHI, from the exons ATGAAAATCCGTGAGATGCTATTTGACATTTCCTTTGGTATAACGATGTGCAATGTCATATTACATTTTCTTATACTGACTCAGATTCCTTTCCTCAAAACAGTTTTATTCGTGGATGGACATGGTATGTGTGCTAGCAGTGAACACGATGACATGGACTCAAACAAGTTCTATACATCCTTTATGCGCCTGGATACTATTGGAGTGTTACAGTGCATCAAGGTATGTAAGAGATACAAACTGTGTGAGAAAATCCACCACAATCGAGAGCAACTAACGTGTGACCTGATGATGCCGTTTGAGGAAAAGGGCAACGAGACGTCACTTTTGGATGTACAATCTGTAAAG ACTAACAGCTCTAGCTGCGACAGTTGTTCCGAGACTGAAGCTTGTATCGACACGAAGAATGGCAGCCATGTTTGTCTTGctcaag ATCCATGTCCTAACCCCGACTGGGTGCGTTATAACCGAAAGTGTTACTTCTTTCCCGGAAGCGAAATGTTGGCAGATGATGGCGCg GTGTTTTGTAACTCAATGAATGCCACACTTGTGAGAATTGACAACGACGAGGTGCACAATTTTCTCATATCGGAAATGACAAAACGGG GAATGACAAGTATGTGGATTGCTGCAAACGACAGGGCTTTGGAAGGCCATTTTGTGTGGGGGCCTGGGGATGTAGTATTGAATGCAAGGTGGAAACCTGGTCAACCGAACGATATAAATAATCAGGACTGTGTCGCTTTAGGACTTCAAACGCAGACATGGAATGATTTGGAATGCACAACACATTATGAGAAGTATGCCGTGTGCGAAGTTCGATACACAATGTTTGGTCCATTCATCAGAGGACACATCTAA